AAGTGGTGcacaaaaaacagaaaacagccGGTTTCCCTCGTGATGTTACTTTACCAACACCAGCCGGCCACCAAATTATACACCTACCTTAAGCAAAACGTCACCGGACTTGCTGTTTGAGAGAAGAGTGTTGTTCTCAGGGGGTTCCCAACACTGCTTGAACGATTCAGAATCACCGTTTCGTTAAAcgtgtaaatatatatatatatatatatggcataatatatatatggcagGTAGCACTGCTGAGAAAAGGCCAAATAAAGGTTACGGCATTTGTTCATAGCCCTACTGAACGGCCCCATCCGTGCAACTAAGCGGCAGAGCAACTCTGAACCTGCTGAAAACAGGGGTCTACACGCGTTGGCGAATATGGCCCAATTAACGTGCTCTTGTTCAATGCCGTGCAAAACGCATTTGCAGCATTCGTAATTGCTACCACCTGTCACATTTCTAAGTGACAGAGGGATAGGACGCCGTCACAAGGTGAGACGCTTAATCGAAGACGTGGCGAAAAGGGTTGAACTTAGAGACCATGTACAAAAATTTCACGTATACAAAACGCCCACAAATGATTTTGCACATCCTGTTCCCTCTCTAAGGTTGCTCGTTGATCGAATGACACACCTCCCGgccaggaaaagaaacggcTTGGGAAAGTATATGCTCACGAGCTTTGGATCAAATCCCGCACCACGCGCCATACCAACCCACACTTGGTCGCCTGTTGCCATTTTTAACTCGAAGAAATCATCCTCGAAGAAAACCACATACATGTCCCTAATTTCTGATAACTGTCCTGGGGGGAACGCACTGGTGAAAACAAGATGCCGGAAGCCCAGGAAACGTTTCCAAAGCAGATCCAGCCAAACGATGGGATAAGGAAACATGAGTTGTCCGCCACCTAAACATCCCCTGTCCAAACTCGAGCCTTTGACCTCCCTAGTACGATAAGATGAATATTTAAGAAAATTCAACTCGACTGAGTATACGACCCACACAATGTGAGTCGCGCCTGACGAGTATTGTTCTTGAACGAGACACAGACTCTGTCCCCACGTAAAATATGTTCACAACATCCGTCGTTTGGAAATACTCATTTCCTCGGGGAACGCCATGCGAAACGCGTCTCCACAACCTTTCAGCTTCGACGGTACGAGGCCAACGCAGCAACACGAAACAGTTTTTGTTCACCGCTATCTCACGTCATTTTCGGCTGATTCCCAAGTTGAGACATGAGAACTGTAATTGTGCTCTGACATGAGGGGTACCTACGAAGTTACAACTGCTGCTGGTTTACCAGCGGCATCGACTcctgcctctcgcctctgacTTGTATTAGATGTGGTGtatgcttcttctcgtcggaCGTTGTCTGATTGATTCGACTCCCCGCGGATTCTACCTGTCGTGCTGGGGCCCGCAGAGGGTTCTGCTGAACTCATTCTTGAAGTTCTCCCAGAGCCAGAATTACCATGAAACCTGCTTCCTCtggctgaagagaaaaacatgtCATACGTGTACTTCGTTGGATCTGTGTAGTAGTGATATGGTCCCGCCACAGACACAGGTATCGCGGCCGCGgctggagaaggagg
This Toxoplasma gondii ME49 chromosome VIII, whole genome shotgun sequence DNA region includes the following protein-coding sequences:
- a CDS encoding hypothetical protein (encoded by transcript TGME49_268980~Predicted trans-membrane domain (TMHMM2.0):3-26), which translates into the protein MTSLLWIEVFAGVGGCFLLFVIVTAVCFYRRARHYAAREKCYKDTVARMQEADACSSTQKKRTKKGGVASADTVISVPPSPAAAAIPVSVAGPYHYYTDPTKYTYDMFFSSARGSRFHGNSGSGRTSRMSSAEPSAGPSTTGRIRGESNQSDNVRREEAYTTSNTSQRREAGVDAAGKPAAVVTS